From a single Desulfurobacterium indicum genomic region:
- a CDS encoding response regulator transcription factor, which produces MRILFVEDDEDLGEIVKYNLEKENFEVDWILDGKGALEKAFSSNYDLVILDIMLPGLDGKEICKLLRENEKTKDVPIIMLTALCDEDTKVESFSYGADDYVTKPFSIKELIARIGAINRRLKLSENEKLSFKGITLDRMSKEITVDNQPVQLTKTEYQLIELFLSNPNKVFSREELLEKIWGKEHSENTRTLDVYISRLRKKLGNYGKYLRTLPRLGYKLTAEEK; this is translated from the coding sequence ATGAGGATACTGTTTGTTGAAGATGATGAGGACCTTGGAGAAATAGTCAAATACAATCTTGAAAAGGAAAATTTTGAAGTTGACTGGATTCTTGACGGAAAGGGAGCGTTAGAAAAAGCTTTTTCAAGCAATTATGATCTTGTTATTCTTGATATAATGCTTCCGGGACTGGACGGCAAAGAAATCTGTAAACTTCTGAGAGAGAATGAAAAAACAAAAGATGTTCCGATAATTATGTTAACTGCTCTATGTGATGAAGATACAAAAGTGGAAAGCTTCAGTTATGGTGCTGATGATTATGTTACAAAACCTTTCAGTATAAAAGAGCTGATAGCAAGGATAGGAGCCATAAATAGAAGACTTAAATTATCGGAAAATGAAAAACTCTCGTTTAAAGGGATTACTCTTGATAGGATGTCAAAAGAAATAACGGTTGATAATCAGCCTGTCCAGCTGACCAAAACAGAATATCAGCTTATAGAACTTTTCCTTTCCAATCCCAACAAGGTTTTTTCAAGAGAAGAGCTCCTTGAGAAAATCTGGGGAAAAGAACACAGTGAGAATACGAGAACGCTTGATGTTTACATAAGCAGATTAAGGAAAAAGCTTGGGAATTACGGTAAATATTTGAGAACACTTCCACGTCTCGGTTACAAGTTAACAGCGGAGGAAAAATGA
- the hisD gene encoding histidinol dehydrogenase: MRIVNLRKENWQEDPELSRIKTRGQGLENKYATSVLEIIENVRKYGDTAVFGYAKKFDRVELTPENVRVSEKEIEEAFEKVEPEVIDAIKLAVDRVRKFHEHQKENSYFVTEPGMVLGQKVIPLESAGIYVPGGKASYPSSVIMNAVPAKVAGVEKVVMVTPAIESLEVNPYSLVAAKLSGVDKIYRVGGAHGVAAIAFGTASIPKVDKIVGPGNIYVALAKKFLFGQVDIDMVAGPSEILVIADETANPEWVAIDLLSQAEHDELAGAFLVTHDEKIARAVVEEITRKLRTLKRKEIAQKSIENFGTVFLTESIYHSCEVANIVAPEHLEVATAEPFALLDLIKNAGAIFLGHYTCESLGDYVLGPNHVLPTGGSARFFSPLGVYDFVKRSSVLYVSRDGFEKISSATALLADVEGLEAHGLAARVRMGSRIKVSEKENVKG, from the coding sequence ATGAGAATAGTTAATTTAAGAAAAGAGAACTGGCAGGAGGATCCGGAACTTAGCAGAATTAAAACTCGCGGGCAGGGTCTTGAAAATAAGTATGCTACATCAGTTCTTGAAATAATTGAAAATGTCAGAAAGTATGGAGATACTGCGGTTTTTGGCTACGCTAAGAAATTTGACAGAGTTGAGCTGACTCCTGAAAATGTAAGAGTTTCCGAAAAAGAGATAGAAGAGGCTTTTGAAAAAGTTGAGCCTGAAGTTATTGATGCGATTAAGCTTGCCGTTGACAGGGTTAGAAAATTTCACGAACATCAGAAGGAGAATTCCTACTTTGTTACAGAACCGGGAATGGTTCTTGGACAAAAAGTTATTCCGCTTGAAAGTGCTGGAATATACGTTCCGGGAGGTAAGGCTTCTTATCCCTCTTCCGTTATTATGAATGCCGTTCCTGCAAAGGTTGCTGGTGTTGAAAAGGTTGTAATGGTGACACCTGCGATAGAAAGTCTTGAGGTTAATCCTTACTCTCTTGTTGCGGCTAAGCTTTCAGGTGTTGATAAGATATACCGTGTAGGTGGTGCTCACGGTGTTGCTGCAATAGCTTTTGGAACGGCTTCAATACCAAAGGTGGATAAAATAGTTGGTCCCGGTAATATATATGTTGCTCTTGCCAAGAAGTTTCTTTTTGGTCAGGTTGATATTGATATGGTTGCAGGTCCCAGTGAGATACTCGTCATAGCCGATGAAACTGCAAATCCTGAATGGGTTGCTATTGACCTTCTTTCTCAGGCAGAGCACGATGAACTTGCGGGAGCTTTTCTTGTAACTCATGATGAAAAAATTGCTCGGGCCGTAGTTGAAGAGATAACCAGGAAGTTAAGAACACTCAAAAGAAAAGAGATAGCTCAGAAGTCGATAGAAAATTTCGGAACTGTATTTTTAACCGAAAGTATTTACCATTCATGTGAAGTAGCAAACATCGTTGCCCCTGAGCATCTTGAAGTTGCAACGGCAGAGCCTTTTGCTCTTCTTGATTTGATTAAGAATGCCGGTGCCATCTTTTTGGGACATTACACCTGCGAATCTTTAGGTGATTATGTCCTGGGGCCGAATCACGTTCTTCCGACAGGCGGAAGTGCCAGATTCTTCTCTCCTTTAGGAGTTTACGATTTTGTGAAGAGAAGTTCCGTTCTTTATGTCAGCAGAGACGGTTTTGAGAAGATATCTTCTGCTACAGCCCTTCTCGCGGATGTTGAAGGACTTGAAGCACACGGTCTTGCTGCAAGGGTGAGAATGGGAAGCCGCATAAAGGTTTCTGAAAAAGAAAACGTTAAAGGTTAA
- a CDS encoding aspartate carbamoyltransferase catalytic subunit, whose amino-acid sequence MEHLLSCEELEKEDIDNLMSLAFKIRETLRRGKKKFSALRGQCVVNLFFEASTRTRTSFEKAGKFLSADVINISASTSSVKKGETLIDTVKNLDMMHPDIIVLRHPCEGAGETIKPHIKASIVNAGDGCHEHPSQALLDAMTITDIKGSLDGLNVVIAGDIVHSRVARSDIILFKKLGANIFIFGPSTMMPRYPEALGVSVLKTFEEVAEITDVLIMLRIQLERLNAKKVFPSLREYSRFFGLNRKRLGMLKKDVLIMHPGPVNRGVEINNDVITADRTFIFDQVENGLAMRMAILTILSKREKKLLEEIDA is encoded by the coding sequence ATGGAACATCTTTTAAGCTGTGAAGAGCTTGAAAAAGAGGATATTGATAATCTAATGTCTCTTGCTTTTAAAATTAGAGAGACTCTCAGAAGAGGAAAGAAAAAGTTTTCCGCCTTGAGAGGACAGTGTGTTGTAAATCTCTTTTTTGAAGCAAGCACAAGGACAAGAACATCTTTTGAAAAAGCTGGAAAGTTTCTTTCTGCTGACGTAATAAACATTTCGGCTTCAACCAGTAGCGTAAAGAAAGGAGAAACGCTTATAGATACGGTTAAAAATTTAGATATGATGCATCCGGACATAATCGTTTTAAGGCATCCGTGTGAAGGTGCTGGAGAAACTATAAAACCACACATTAAAGCTTCAATAGTGAATGCAGGCGACGGCTGTCACGAACATCCTTCTCAGGCACTCCTTGATGCTATGACTATTACGGATATTAAGGGCAGTTTAGATGGGTTGAATGTTGTTATAGCGGGAGATATTGTTCACAGCCGCGTAGCAAGATCGGACATAATTCTTTTTAAGAAGTTAGGTGCTAACATTTTTATTTTTGGCCCTTCCACAATGATGCCCAGGTATCCGGAAGCTTTAGGCGTTAGTGTTTTAAAAACGTTTGAAGAAGTTGCCGAAATTACCGATGTGTTAATAATGTTGCGTATTCAGCTTGAAAGACTTAACGCGAAGAAGGTATTTCCTTCATTAAGAGAGTACAGCAGGTTTTTCGGTCTAAATAGAAAACGCCTTGGAATGCTAAAGAAAGATGTTCTGATAATGCATCCGGGACCGGTAAACAGAGGTGTTGAGATAAATAATGATGTCATAACAGCTGACAGAACTTTCATATTTGATCAAGTTGAGAACGGTCTTGCCATGAGAATGGCAATTCTTACAATACTTTCTAAAAGAGAGAAAAAACTTCTGGAGGAGATAGATGCGTAA
- a CDS encoding cytochrome c3 family protein, which yields MRKALLILPFLFVVGCGQSGVLNKDLIFKAKDKGAPGDVVFSHVYHCKVKKLHCSACHPGVFKKKFGYDKITMKDIWAGKYCGTCHNGQKAFSAKDKTQCTRCHSVK from the coding sequence ATGCGTAAGGCACTTTTAATCCTACCTTTTCTATTTGTTGTTGGTTGCGGTCAGAGTGGTGTTTTGAACAAGGATTTAATTTTTAAGGCAAAAGATAAAGGTGCACCCGGAGATGTTGTTTTCAGCCATGTTTATCACTGTAAGGTTAAGAAACTTCATTGTTCTGCCTGCCATCCTGGTGTGTTTAAGAAAAAATTTGGTTATGACAAGATTACAATGAAAGATATATGGGCAGGAAAGTATTGCGGAACATGCCATAATGGACAGAAAGCCTTCAGTGCTAAAGATAAAACTCAATGCACAAGATGTCACAGCGTTAAGTGA
- a CDS encoding dihydroorotase: MNSCLLKGALVVDPSQGIEKQADILIDNGKIVKVGEKIDVSLAKQVIDVSGLVLMPGIVDIHTHLRDPGYEWKEDIESGSLCAVTGGITSVCCMANTDPINDNPSVTRYIIEKAKRVGLCDVFPVGALTKGLKGEEIAEIGQMVEAGIVAVSDDGETPRDSKLLRNAFDYAKSFGIPIFCHSEDKTLSAGGHMNEGRLSTYLGIPGIPPEAEEIGTIRDIMIAKLTGAKIHICHVSTKGALKIIEEMKKEGVNVTCEITPHHFTLTEEAVRTFDTNAKMAPPLRTEKDVEACKEALRTGVADIIATDHAPHSVDEKMVEFNYAPFGIIGFPTLLPLSLELVREGYLSLSKMVEKLSTKPAEIINRKDIGTLKPGSRANIAVFDPDEEYILTEKMIKSKSRNTPFLNKPLKGKVKLTIRNGKIVYKDF; this comes from the coding sequence ATGAATAGCTGTCTTCTAAAAGGTGCTCTTGTCGTTGACCCTTCCCAGGGGATAGAGAAGCAGGCTGATATTTTGATTGATAATGGTAAGATTGTTAAGGTAGGAGAGAAAATAGATGTTTCTTTGGCAAAGCAAGTTATAGATGTTTCCGGGCTGGTTTTGATGCCCGGAATTGTTGACATACATACCCATCTAAGAGACCCCGGTTATGAATGGAAAGAGGACATTGAATCGGGAAGTCTCTGTGCTGTTACCGGAGGAATTACATCTGTCTGCTGCATGGCAAATACGGATCCCATCAATGATAATCCTTCTGTTACCAGGTATATCATAGAAAAAGCAAAAAGAGTTGGCCTTTGTGATGTTTTTCCCGTAGGTGCTCTTACAAAAGGGCTTAAAGGTGAGGAGATAGCAGAAATCGGTCAGATGGTTGAAGCGGGAATTGTTGCAGTTTCGGATGATGGTGAAACGCCTCGTGATTCAAAGCTTTTGAGAAATGCTTTTGATTATGCGAAGAGTTTCGGAATACCCATTTTCTGTCACAGTGAAGATAAGACTCTTTCAGCTGGTGGGCACATGAACGAAGGTCGGCTTTCAACCTATCTTGGGATTCCCGGCATTCCTCCCGAAGCAGAAGAAATTGGAACAATCAGGGATATAATGATTGCAAAACTTACAGGAGCAAAGATTCATATCTGCCACGTTTCAACAAAAGGGGCTCTTAAAATAATTGAAGAGATGAAAAAAGAAGGTGTTAACGTTACCTGTGAAATAACACCCCACCATTTTACATTAACAGAAGAAGCAGTCAGAACGTTTGATACCAACGCTAAAATGGCACCCCCTTTAAGAACGGAAAAAGACGTTGAAGCTTGTAAAGAGGCTTTGAGAACAGGTGTGGCGGATATAATAGCCACTGATCATGCTCCCCATTCTGTTGATGAAAAGATGGTTGAATTTAACTATGCCCCGTTTGGAATAATTGGTTTTCCGACTCTTTTGCCCCTTTCTCTTGAACTTGTTAGAGAAGGTTATCTGTCGCTTTCTAAGATGGTTGAAAAGCTATCAACAAAACCGGCTGAAATTATTAACAGGAAAGATATAGGGACGCTTAAACCGGGAAGCCGTGCAAACATTGCCGTTTTTGATCCTGATGAAGAGTATATTCTAACTGAAAAGATGATTAAATCGAAAAGCAGAAATACGCCTTTCCTTAACAAACCTTTAAAGGGAAAGGTAAAGCTCACAATTAGAAATGGTAAAATAGTTTATAAAGATTTTTAA
- a CDS encoding SDH family Clp fold serine proteinase — translation MQGGSFFDIFWMLIIIFSLWPLFQQKNIEWARLRLIRKIEEKRKSRVITMIHRQERLAFMGFPIMRYITIEDSERILRAIRMTPDDMPIDLILHTPGGLALAATQIAAALIKHKSPVRVIVPHYAMSGGTLIALAADEVIMDPNAVLGPLDPQLGQFPAPSVIKAYQIKKAGLKDETLILADVAEKALNQMKNTIKKILMAKGKDEKQAEEVADLLTCGYWTHDYPLTVDVLKEIGINVRTDVPDEVYDLMELYYQPTATSSVQYIPVPYGEPKKENVPIKKPH, via the coding sequence ATGCAGGGAGGTTCATTTTTTGATATTTTCTGGATGCTGATAATTATTTTTTCTTTGTGGCCGTTGTTCCAGCAAAAAAATATTGAATGGGCAAGGCTCAGACTTATAAGAAAAATAGAAGAGAAGAGAAAATCCCGCGTTATTACCATGATTCATAGACAGGAAAGACTGGCTTTTATGGGTTTTCCTATTATGAGATATATCACGATAGAAGATTCTGAAAGAATTTTAAGAGCCATAAGAATGACGCCAGATGATATGCCGATAGATCTAATTCTTCACACACCAGGTGGATTGGCTCTTGCTGCAACACAAATTGCTGCTGCTCTGATCAAGCATAAGAGCCCCGTTAGAGTTATAGTTCCTCATTATGCAATGTCAGGAGGTACTTTAATAGCTCTTGCTGCCGATGAGGTAATAATGGATCCAAACGCTGTTTTAGGTCCTCTCGATCCTCAGCTGGGACAGTTTCCGGCACCATCTGTTATAAAGGCTTATCAGATCAAGAAAGCTGGTTTAAAAGATGAAACTCTCATACTTGCCGATGTTGCTGAAAAGGCTTTAAATCAAATGAAAAATACGATAAAGAAAATTCTTATGGCTAAAGGAAAAGATGAGAAACAGGCAGAAGAGGTGGCTGACCTTCTAACCTGCGGTTACTGGACACATGATTATCCCCTTACAGTTGATGTTCTAAAAGAGATAGGCATAAATGTTAGAACAGATGTTCCGGATGAGGTTTACGACCTTATGGAACTTTACTATCAGCCTACTGCTACAAGTTCCGTTCAATATATTCCAGTTCCTTACGGAGAGCCTAAAAAGGAAAATGTTCCAATAAAGAAACCTCATTAG
- a CDS encoding CarD family transcriptional regulator: MIRIGDKVAYPPHGVGVVEGEEKRTVGGREILFFRIKLLGKNMSVLVPETIIENSGIRPVLDEQEVNEIFQFLSEVPKNISSKWTVRHRLNVDRIKTGDVKELAIVVRNLSYRTKEKDLSYSEKRMFEEAFEKLSEEIALSLGKDIKEVKKKIRKILKEVKKQ; encoded by the coding sequence TTGATAAGAATAGGAGATAAGGTTGCTTATCCGCCTCACGGTGTAGGGGTTGTGGAAGGAGAGGAAAAAAGAACCGTGGGAGGAAGAGAAATTCTCTTTTTCCGCATCAAACTTTTAGGGAAAAATATGTCTGTTCTTGTTCCGGAAACGATTATAGAAAATTCAGGTATCAGGCCTGTCCTTGACGAACAGGAAGTTAATGAGATTTTCCAGTTTCTTTCTGAGGTTCCGAAAAATATTAGCAGTAAATGGACTGTAAGGCACAGGTTAAATGTTGACAGAATAAAAACTGGAGATGTTAAGGAACTGGCAATAGTTGTAAGAAATTTATCTTACAGGACAAAAGAGAAAGATCTTTCTTATTCTGAAAAACGGATGTTTGAAGAGGCTTTTGAAAAACTATCTGAAGAGATAGCTTTATCTCTTGGTAAAGATATAAAGGAAGTTAAAAAGAAGATAAGGAAAATTTTGAAAGAGGTTAAAAAGCAATGA
- a CDS encoding PIN/TRAM domain-containing protein yields the protein MNIQRLIGVFFIFLLLVSTLIFRNYGFTATQSMFIGILITASAVLLYTFVFHQKKFKIRGLLVFSAGFFLGLYLAKGITISLYAVFTNFPYLQEILYLTLPYLFGFAFLEMIGDKPISEIWKGETGLYATVKVLDTSALIDGRIVEVIKLGFVEGKIVIPRFVLEELQYLSDSTDPNIRTKGKKGLEQVSLLKGIKNPPVEIYERDFPRIKEVDTKLVELCRLLKAKLITTDYNLNKVASIKGVEILNVNDLANALKPVVAVGEELVVFVMKEGKEKEQGVGYLDDGTMVVVDGGKPYIGHRIKAIVNNVLQTSSGKIIFVKPKEVIK from the coding sequence ATGAATATACAGAGGCTCATAGGTGTTTTCTTTATCTTCCTTCTCCTTGTTTCTACACTCATTTTTAGAAATTATGGATTTACTGCAACTCAGTCAATGTTTATAGGTATCCTGATCACCGCATCGGCAGTTTTGCTTTATACTTTTGTTTTTCATCAGAAAAAATTTAAAATCAGAGGGCTTTTGGTTTTTTCTGCGGGATTTTTCCTGGGACTATATCTTGCGAAAGGAATAACAATTTCTCTTTACGCCGTTTTTACCAACTTTCCTTACCTTCAGGAGATTCTTTACCTTACACTTCCCTACCTTTTCGGTTTTGCGTTTCTTGAAATGATAGGTGATAAGCCTATTTCCGAAATATGGAAGGGAGAGACAGGGCTTTACGCTACCGTAAAAGTTCTTGATACAAGTGCTCTGATAGACGGAAGGATTGTTGAGGTTATAAAGCTGGGATTTGTTGAAGGAAAGATAGTTATCCCGAGATTTGTTCTGGAAGAGCTTCAGTATCTTTCTGATTCAACGGATCCGAATATAAGAACAAAAGGCAAAAAAGGCCTTGAACAGGTTTCTCTTCTTAAAGGAATTAAAAATCCTCCTGTTGAAATATACGAAAGGGATTTTCCCAGAATAAAAGAGGTTGATACAAAGCTTGTAGAGCTCTGCAGGCTTTTGAAAGCAAAACTCATAACTACCGATTACAATCTGAATAAAGTTGCCTCCATAAAAGGTGTTGAAATTTTAAACGTTAATGACCTTGCAAATGCTCTTAAACCTGTTGTAGCAGTGGGAGAAGAACTTGTTGTCTTTGTAATGAAAGAAGGAAAAGAGAAAGAGCAGGGAGTGGGTTATCTTGATGATGGTACCATGGTTGTTGTTGACGGGGGTAAACCTTACATAGGTCACAGAATAAAAGCTATCGTGAATAATGTTCTTCAAACATCTTCAGGAAAGATAATTTTTGTAAAACCTAAAGAGGTAATAAAGTGA
- the ispD gene encoding 2-C-methyl-D-erythritol 4-phosphate cytidylyltransferase: MRYAVIPAAGRGKRFGAKKQFVEVNGKSIIEFTLRPFQESSLIDKIIVVAPEEFIPEMETRVEKFPKVESVIPGGCERQESVFNGLKCIQNRCSEVIVHDGVRPLIARKMINDLISAYQEYGVEGVITAVKPKDTIKVVGAPLEGSDFLVKETLNREKLVLVQTPQLFNFEVLLECHKKAAEEGFWGTDDASLLERYGYTVVAIKGNYRNIKITTPEDLEIFKVFLTQFEK; encoded by the coding sequence GTGAGATATGCTGTCATTCCTGCTGCCGGCAGGGGTAAGCGTTTTGGAGCCAAAAAGCAGTTTGTAGAAGTAAACGGTAAGTCAATCATAGAATTTACTCTCAGGCCGTTTCAGGAAAGTTCTTTAATAGATAAAATTATTGTTGTTGCTCCAGAGGAATTCATTCCTGAAATGGAAACCAGAGTTGAAAAATTTCCAAAAGTTGAATCCGTTATTCCGGGAGGCTGTGAGAGGCAAGAGTCGGTTTTCAATGGTTTAAAGTGTATTCAAAACAGATGTTCCGAAGTTATTGTTCATGACGGCGTGAGACCCCTAATAGCAAGAAAGATGATAAATGACCTTATATCTGCTTATCAGGAATATGGTGTTGAAGGGGTAATAACCGCAGTAAAACCAAAAGATACGATAAAGGTTGTGGGAGCACCTCTTGAGGGGAGTGATTTTCTTGTTAAAGAAACTCTTAACAGGGAAAAGTTAGTTCTTGTTCAAACACCTCAACTTTTTAACTTTGAAGTTTTACTTGAATGTCATAAAAAAGCAGCCGAAGAGGGATTTTGGGGAACAGACGACGCGTCTCTCCTTGAACGTTACGGTTACACTGTTGTTGCTATAAAAGGAAATTATAGAAACATAAAAATTACGACACCAGAAGACCTTGAGATTTTCAAGGTTTTTCTTACTCAGTTTGAGAAGTAA
- the ndk gene encoding nucleoside-diphosphate kinase encodes MAVERTLVIVKPDAVKKNAVGDIIRILQENDLKLIALKMIHMSKEEAKGFYIVHKDRSFYDELTDFMSSGPCVPMVFEGENAISKVREIIGATDPAKAAEGTIRSKYGTDVGRNAVHASDSPESAAYEIPYFFSALEIHSI; translated from the coding sequence ATGGCAGTTGAAAGAACACTTGTTATCGTAAAACCAGATGCTGTTAAGAAAAACGCTGTTGGCGACATTATCAGAATTTTACAGGAAAATGACCTGAAACTGATAGCTCTCAAGATGATTCACATGTCAAAAGAAGAGGCAAAAGGTTTTTATATCGTTCACAAGGATAGGTCTTTCTACGATGAACTTACAGACTTCATGTCTTCAGGTCCTTGTGTTCCTATGGTTTTTGAAGGTGAGAATGCCATTTCAAAGGTAAGAGAAATCATCGGTGCGACAGACCCTGCTAAAGCAGCCGAAGGGACTATCAGAAGCAAATACGGAACAGATGTTGGAAGAAATGCTGTTCATGCATCAGACTCACCGGAATCAGCGGCTTACGAGATTCCTTACTTCTTCAGTGCTCTCGAAATTCATTCAATTTAA